In Ascaphus truei isolate aAscTru1 chromosome 21, aAscTru1.hap1, whole genome shotgun sequence, one DNA window encodes the following:
- the LOC142472218 gene encoding lipocalin-like, protein MKGLLLSLGLVALFALCAQSDIPVQPDFQDDKIVGKWYSLAVASNFDWYLPSKQYMKSCPTVITPTADGNLESVSTYPNLDRCEKTTMRYFKTDQPGRFHAKIIQIGTVDLNRIDTPDFPWADSGEDYDVRFVETNYEEYALMSMRKTKGPDVYTTVALLGRDKKLRPEVIAKFRNFSLELGIGEDNILILPQTDQCMPEA, encoded by the exons ATGAAGGGACTTCTGCTTAGTTTGGGCCTGGTGGCCCTGTTTGCCTTGTGTGCCCAGTCTGATATTCCTGTTCAACCAGACTTCCAGGATGATAAA ATTGTAGGGAAGTGGTACAGCCTCGCTGTGGCCTCCAACTTTGACTGGTACCTGCCCTCTAAACAGTACATGAAATCGTGCCCCACTGTCATCACACCGACTGCTGATGGGAACTTGGAAAGCGTGTCCACTTATCCCAA TTTGGACAGATGTGAAAAGACGACCATGAGATACTTCAAGACAGACCAGCCAGGCCGCTTCCATGCTAAAATTATAC AGATAGGTACCGTGGATCTGAATAGAATCGATACTCCTGATTTTCCCTGGGCTG ACTCGGGTGAGGATTATGACGTGCGCTTTGTCGAGACCAACTACGAGGAGTATGCCTTGATGTCCATGCGCAAGACCAAGGGCCCGGACGTCTACACCACAGTGGCTCTGCTTG GCCGAGATAAGAAACTGAGGCCAGAAGTGATAGCCAAATTCCGTAATTTCTCTCTGGAGCTAGGGATTGGCGAGGACAATATTCTCATTCTGCCTCAAACTG ATCAGTGCATGCCGGAAGCCTAA